Proteins from one Streptosporangium becharense genomic window:
- a CDS encoding HGxxPAAW family protein, which translates to MVDDTRQANVNHGGRASSWLAVTVLLLGFGIAGVALCMGPNWFVFWMGAGACAMGGILVLVFGVFQDVVLDAPRTMHAGTSRNTPG; encoded by the coding sequence ATGGTGGACGACACGCGGCAGGCGAACGTCAACCACGGAGGCAGGGCGTCGTCTTGGCTGGCCGTGACCGTCCTCCTGCTGGGTTTCGGCATCGCGGGGGTGGCCCTGTGCATGGGCCCCAACTGGTTCGTGTTCTGGATGGGGGCCGGCGCCTGCGCCATGGGCGGAATCCTCGTGCTGGTCTTCGGGGTCTTCCAGGACGTTGTCCTCGACGCTCCCCGCACGATGCACGCCGGGACGAGCCGGAACACGCCCGGCTGA
- a CDS encoding winged helix-turn-helix domain-containing protein, giving the protein MLLPPGAGMTLALSSDEARRIILRAQGFLGAEARRGGAPAMLRRLGAVQLDTISVLARSHELVAYSRLGAVGRQKIERAYWDDPARAFEYWCHAACVLPIEDWPLYTFRRRYYRDRKFRWHDVPDSVDKILQLVRDEGPVTTADIGGAKNGGPWWDWSDSKIAIEWLLDTGEVVCTRRVGWRRVYDLAERALPAHLLAEEPSDTECVTRLTRIAGRALGVATRADLVDFLRLRSAQALLLDRCLLDGSAGLVPVRVSGWPERSAAAWADPEALETPPRGRHRTTLLSPFDSLVWDRARTLRVFGFNHRLEAYVPKDRRVHGYFTMPLLAGGRLIGRVDPAREGGTLVARQVGLEPGVSAGRGAGPLAEALWEAAGWVGCDAVRVERVDPLLVGPLHDALGR; this is encoded by the coding sequence GTGTTGCTTCCCCCGGGGGCGGGCATGACGCTCGCCCTCTCCTCCGACGAGGCCCGCCGCATCATCCTCCGCGCCCAGGGTTTCCTCGGCGCGGAGGCCCGCCGCGGCGGCGCCCCCGCGATGCTGCGCAGGCTGGGAGCGGTCCAGCTCGACACGATCTCGGTGCTGGCCCGCTCGCACGAGCTGGTCGCCTACTCCCGCCTCGGCGCCGTCGGCAGGCAGAAGATCGAGCGGGCCTACTGGGACGACCCGGCCCGGGCGTTCGAGTACTGGTGCCATGCGGCCTGTGTCCTGCCGATCGAGGACTGGCCGCTGTACACGTTCCGGCGCCGCTACTACCGCGACCGGAAGTTCCGCTGGCACGACGTGCCCGACAGCGTGGACAAGATCCTTCAACTGGTCCGCGACGAGGGGCCCGTGACCACCGCCGACATCGGCGGCGCCAAGAACGGCGGCCCCTGGTGGGACTGGTCGGACTCCAAGATCGCAATCGAGTGGCTGCTCGACACCGGCGAGGTCGTCTGCACCCGCCGGGTGGGCTGGCGCCGCGTCTACGACCTGGCCGAGCGCGCGCTCCCGGCGCACCTGCTCGCCGAGGAGCCGTCCGACACCGAGTGCGTCACCCGCCTGACGCGGATCGCGGGGCGGGCCCTGGGCGTCGCCACCCGCGCCGACCTCGTCGACTTCCTGCGGCTGAGGTCCGCCCAGGCCCTCCTGCTCGACCGGTGCCTGCTCGACGGCTCCGCCGGGCTGGTGCCCGTGCGCGTCTCCGGATGGCCTGAGCGCTCGGCCGCCGCCTGGGCCGACCCGGAGGCGCTGGAGACCCCGCCCCGGGGCCGCCACCGCACGACCCTGCTCTCCCCGTTCGACTCCCTCGTCTGGGACCGTGCCCGCACCCTGCGCGTCTTCGGCTTCAACCACCGCCTGGAGGCGTACGTGCCCAAGGACAGACGCGTCCACGGCTACTTCACGATGCCGCTGCTGGCGGGGGGCCGGCTGATCGGCCGGGTCGACCCGGCGCGCGAGGGCGGAACCCTCGTCGCCCGTCAGGTCGGGCTCGAACCGGGCGTCTCCGCGGGCAGGGGCGCCGGGCCGCTGGCCGAGGCGCTGTGGGAGGCCGCCGGCTGGGTCGGCTGCGACGCCGTGCGCGTCGAGCGGGTCGATCCGCTGCTGGTGGGCCCGCTGCACGACGCCCTGGGACGCTGA
- a CDS encoding response regulator, with protein MTEPDDATGSAGRGDPIRVLIVDDHALIRRSLEMALDAETDIEVVGEASDGQEAVELADRLTPDVVLMDVRMPRRSGIEATREIKASVPSTRIIMLTVSDEEEDLFEAIKAGATGYLLKNVQLDEVPQAVRGVHEGQSLINPAMAAKLISEFASMSRKEAERPPQLPVPRLTEREMEVLRLVAKGMNNREIAKQLFISENTVKNHVRNILDKLQLHSRMEAVVYAVRERMLEIT; from the coding sequence GTGACGGAACCCGACGACGCAACCGGCTCCGCCGGGCGCGGCGACCCGATCCGCGTGCTGATCGTTGACGATCACGCGCTGATCCGGCGCAGCCTGGAAATGGCGCTGGACGCGGAGACGGACATCGAGGTGGTCGGCGAGGCGAGCGACGGTCAGGAAGCGGTCGAGCTCGCCGACCGTCTCACCCCGGACGTCGTGCTCATGGACGTCCGGATGCCACGCAGGAGCGGCATCGAGGCCACTCGCGAGATCAAGGCCTCGGTGCCGAGCACACGGATCATCATGCTGACGGTGAGTGACGAGGAGGAGGACCTCTTCGAGGCGATCAAGGCGGGAGCCACCGGTTACCTGCTGAAGAACGTCCAGCTCGACGAGGTGCCGCAGGCCGTGCGCGGTGTGCACGAGGGACAGTCGCTGATCAACCCGGCGATGGCCGCCAAGCTCATCAGCGAGTTCGCCAGCATGAGCCGCAAGGAGGCCGAGCGGCCGCCGCAGCTGCCCGTCCCGCGCCTGACCGAGCGGGAGATGGAGGTGCTTCGCCTGGTCGCGAAGGGGATGAACAACCGGGAGATCGCCAAGCAGCTGTTCATCTCGGAGAACACCGTGAAGAACCACGTCCGCAACATCCTGGACAAGCTCCAGCTGCACTCCCGGATGGAAGCGGTGGTCTACGCGGTGCGCGAACGGATGCTGGAGATCACCTGA
- the hpf gene encoding ribosome hibernation-promoting factor, HPF/YfiA family codes for MEIIVKGRHTGVSDRFRDHVNTKLARIERLDHKLIRVDVEVSKERNPRIVDQRERVELTIHTRGPAIRAEASADDRFAALDIALGKLEGRLRRLADRRKIHHGNHCPPSVAELTATALAESLESAPAQLLTETAARPETETEATSPEDTSIVPIEMDGDGPLIVREKFHNAEPMTIDQALLEMELVGHDFYLFRDKESGQPSVVYLRRGYNYGVLRLVEP; via the coding sequence ATGGAAATCATCGTCAAGGGGCGGCACACCGGAGTGAGTGACCGATTCCGCGATCATGTGAACACCAAGCTGGCCAGGATCGAGCGTCTTGACCACAAGCTCATTCGCGTTGACGTGGAGGTGTCGAAAGAGCGTAATCCCCGCATCGTCGACCAGCGCGAGCGGGTGGAACTCACCATCCACACGCGCGGCCCCGCGATCCGCGCGGAGGCCTCGGCAGACGATCGCTTCGCCGCCCTTGACATAGCACTCGGAAAACTCGAGGGAAGACTCCGCCGTCTCGCCGACCGGCGGAAGATCCACCACGGCAACCACTGCCCCCCTTCGGTCGCCGAGCTGACCGCCACGGCGCTCGCGGAGTCGCTGGAGAGCGCTCCGGCCCAGCTCCTCACCGAGACGGCGGCCCGGCCCGAGACCGAGACCGAAGCCACCTCTCCGGAGGACACCTCGATCGTCCCCATCGAGATGGACGGGGACGGCCCGCTCATCGTCAGAGAGAAGTTCCACAACGCCGAACCGATGACGATCGACCAGGCCCTCCTGGAGATGGAGCTGGTCGGGCACGACTTCTACCTGTTCCGTGACAAGGAGAGCGGCCAGCCGAGTGTCGTATATCTGCGCCGAGGTTACAACTACGGCGTTCTGCGCCTCGTCGAACCCTGA
- a CDS encoding ComF family protein yields MTTAMLDLILPPRCAGCDTPGSLVCPRCAAEIHGRPACRTPDPAPPGLPECWSAGEYTPAVRRAIIAYKERGRTAVARPLAGALALAVAGAVGERPVVLVPVPSARPALRRRGHDPVTRLAELAAGYLAQAGWPAAVARLLAQRRQVADQAGLSSLQRAANVSSAFTVPAGRNAPVPRSWGGLEAVVLVDDIVTTGATLAEAARALREAGVTPDRAATIAATRRRDRSHVRDGG; encoded by the coding sequence GTGACGACCGCCATGCTCGACCTGATCCTGCCGCCCCGCTGCGCCGGCTGCGACACGCCGGGCTCTCTCGTCTGCCCCCGCTGCGCCGCCGAGATCCACGGGCGGCCCGCGTGCCGCACCCCCGACCCGGCGCCGCCCGGCCTGCCCGAGTGCTGGTCGGCGGGGGAATACACCCCCGCCGTGCGCCGGGCGATCATCGCGTACAAGGAACGGGGCCGCACGGCCGTGGCCCGTCCCCTGGCCGGGGCGCTCGCCCTGGCGGTGGCCGGCGCGGTCGGCGAGCGGCCGGTCGTGCTCGTGCCGGTGCCCAGCGCCCGCCCGGCGCTGCGGCGCCGTGGGCACGACCCGGTGACCCGGCTCGCGGAGCTGGCGGCCGGTTACCTCGCGCAGGCGGGGTGGCCCGCGGCCGTGGCCAGGCTGCTCGCCCAACGGCGCCAGGTGGCCGACCAGGCGGGGCTGAGCTCGCTCCAGCGGGCCGCGAACGTCTCCTCCGCCTTCACGGTTCCGGCCGGCCGGAACGCGCCCGTGCCGCGATCCTGGGGCGGTCTGGAGGCGGTTGTGCTGGTCGACGACATCGTCACCACGGGGGCGACGCTGGCCGAGGCGGCCAGGGCGTTGCGCGAGGCCGGTGTAACGCCCGACCGTGCCGCGACGATAGCCGCGACACGCCGGAGAGACCGAAGTCACGTTCGTGACGGAGGGTGA
- a CDS encoding LpqB family beta-propeller domain-containing protein: MRTRPARAASLAAMAVVLACGGSACSVIPTGGKAIAVGDVRKGNPLGDPYARVIAMPPNPDWSPEEVVTGFRAAMASPDDPDHAVARRYLTGAFAAKWNPHSGVTVYRQGDYEKPPPVTAEDKQARVTLKGVVTATIDEDGRYRPSGGALDKPFSLVREPGGWRIDDGPDGLLLSEADVDRGYLPVDLYFLDSRWQGLVVDQVRVPIDPGANFAKSTVERLLRGPSSALKDAVNTAFDPGTELIDVTTENNRVVVDLTRRVDTDRIDSMAAQLAATLTALTQGGWGFEVKVNGEPYYSSDSALQIDAQEQSRFDPWMNPSDVAPFYMAGGALHLLGKENVGRPVPGRAGQKGNGFKSLAISAQPIKQVALLAPDRKSISVAPLAEGGEWRVWATGTDLAPPSWDRYDTLWTVDRPDDRTSIVTRHDSGDERRYRVFAPDLESAYIESLKVARDGVHVAVVVRDGLGEQVHIGTVIGQGADTRIDNLQTVVPAEGSQKIEDIAWKDGKTLYVLTGKSELLEASVTAAPKSLASDSRIESITALDGTLLAGAKDDNENRQVLFWNTAKWDPLVKDETGSTDFADNGPDGPSAPVFPLG; this comes from the coding sequence ATGCGGACTAGGCCCGCCCGCGCCGCGAGCCTGGCGGCGATGGCCGTCGTCCTGGCCTGCGGCGGATCCGCCTGCTCCGTCATCCCCACCGGGGGCAAGGCCATCGCCGTCGGCGACGTGCGCAAGGGCAACCCGCTCGGCGACCCGTACGCGCGGGTCATCGCCATGCCGCCGAACCCCGACTGGTCGCCCGAGGAGGTCGTCACCGGGTTCCGGGCCGCGATGGCCAGCCCCGACGACCCGGACCACGCGGTCGCCCGCCGTTACCTCACCGGGGCGTTCGCCGCGAAGTGGAACCCGCACAGCGGCGTCACGGTCTACCGGCAGGGCGACTACGAGAAGCCCCCGCCCGTGACCGCCGAGGACAAGCAGGCCAGGGTCACGCTCAAGGGGGTCGTCACGGCCACCATCGACGAGGACGGCCGGTACCGTCCCAGCGGCGGCGCGCTCGACAAGCCCTTCAGCCTCGTCCGGGAGCCCGGCGGGTGGCGGATCGACGACGGGCCCGACGGGCTGCTGCTGTCGGAGGCCGACGTCGACCGCGGCTACCTGCCCGTGGACCTGTACTTCCTCGACTCCCGGTGGCAGGGCCTGGTGGTCGACCAGGTGCGGGTGCCGATCGACCCCGGTGCCAACTTCGCCAAGAGCACGGTCGAGCGGCTGCTGCGGGGGCCGAGCAGCGCGCTCAAGGACGCGGTGAACACGGCCTTCGACCCCGGCACGGAGCTGATCGACGTCACCACCGAGAACAACCGCGTCGTCGTCGACCTCACCCGGCGCGTCGACACCGACCGCATCGACTCGATGGCCGCCCAGCTCGCCGCCACGCTGACCGCGCTGACCCAGGGCGGCTGGGGTTTCGAGGTCAAGGTCAACGGTGAGCCGTACTACTCCTCCGACTCCGCGCTGCAGATCGACGCGCAGGAGCAGTCGCGGTTCGACCCGTGGATGAACCCGAGCGACGTCGCCCCGTTCTACATGGCCGGCGGTGCCCTGCACCTGCTGGGCAAGGAGAACGTCGGCCGGCCGGTGCCCGGCAGGGCGGGGCAGAAGGGCAACGGGTTCAAGAGCCTGGCGATCAGCGCTCAGCCGATCAAGCAGGTGGCGCTGCTCGCGCCGGACAGGAAGAGCATCTCCGTGGCGCCGCTCGCCGAGGGCGGCGAGTGGCGGGTGTGGGCGACGGGCACCGACCTGGCCCCGCCGTCGTGGGACCGCTATGACACGCTCTGGACCGTCGACCGGCCCGACGACCGCACCTCGATCGTGACCCGGCACGACAGCGGCGACGAGCGCCGCTACCGGGTCTTCGCCCCCGACCTGGAGTCGGCCTACATCGAGTCGCTCAAGGTCGCGCGGGACGGCGTGCACGTCGCGGTGGTCGTCAGGGACGGGCTGGGCGAGCAGGTCCACATCGGCACCGTCATCGGCCAGGGGGCCGACACCCGCATCGACAACCTCCAGACCGTGGTGCCCGCGGAGGGCAGCCAGAAGATCGAGGACATCGCCTGGAAGGACGGCAAGACCCTCTACGTGCTGACCGGCAAGTCCGAGCTGCTGGAGGCGTCGGTCACCGCGGCACCCAAGTCGCTCGCCTCCGACTCCCGGATCGAGAGCATCACCGCCCTGGACGGCACCCTGCTGGCCGGGGCGAAGGACGACAACGAGAACCGGCAGGTCCTGTTCTGGAACACCGCCAAGTGGGATCCGCTCGTCAAGGACGAGACCGGTTCGACTGACTTCGCGGACAACGGTCCCGACGGCCCGTCCGCACCGGTCTTCCCCCTGGGCTGA
- the mtrB gene encoding MtrAB system histidine kinase MtrB: MPSAPKKRRRTPRQLARGVRRRVRRAAGRVRRVFWRSLQLRVVTSTMVISIVVVAVLGVFLMQEIARATLEAREGAARSEAQADRNAVLGYLNQPAAEPAKQPAESGQPLQAGGGSPLSQATGALARRAGSASRYSVIIRNENRPGEFYGTTNIDPVSIPPRQREELFRKEAGEDSVWYTPLYYKGQPEPVPGLIIGTRLDTWGTGLDTSYEIYHLVPLDKEERILASVQQMITLVGAGLVLLLAAIASLVTRQVVTPVRLARQAAERLAAGRLDERLKVRGEDDLARLATSFNEMAANLALKIHQLEELSQVQRQFVSDVSHELRTPLTTVRMAADLLYDARDDFDPMAARSAELMQNQLNRFEAMLADLLEISRYDAGAADLDIDSVDVRDVVLRAVADSEALAERHSTRFDLRLPGEPCMAEMDSRRVERILRNLLFNAIEHGEGRDVVVSVGADRDAVAVAVRDHGVGLKPGEENLVFDRFWRADPSRARTIGGTGLGLAISREDAMLHGGWLQAWGAPGEGSQFRLSLPRVAGTVLRGSPLPLVPPEVEMRRSWRGHMTPVLSPAVADGGRDAD; this comes from the coding sequence ATGCCTTCCGCTCCGAAGAAGCGTCGCCGCACCCCGCGCCAGCTGGCGCGGGGTGTCCGGCGTCGTGTCCGGCGCGCGGCCGGACGGGTGCGCCGGGTCTTCTGGCGCTCGCTCCAGCTCCGCGTGGTCACCAGCACCATGGTCATCTCCATCGTGGTGGTCGCCGTGCTCGGCGTCTTCCTCATGCAGGAGATCGCCAGAGCGACCCTGGAGGCCAGGGAGGGAGCGGCGAGAAGCGAGGCCCAGGCCGACCGGAACGCGGTGCTCGGCTACCTCAACCAGCCGGCCGCCGAGCCCGCCAAGCAGCCCGCGGAGTCGGGTCAGCCGCTCCAGGCGGGCGGGGGCAGCCCGCTCAGCCAGGCCACCGGCGCGCTCGCCCGGCGCGCCGGTTCCGCCAGCCGCTACTCGGTGATCATCCGCAACGAGAACCGGCCCGGCGAGTTCTACGGCACCACGAACATCGACCCGGTCAGCATCCCGCCCAGGCAGCGCGAGGAACTGTTCAGGAAGGAAGCCGGCGAGGACAGCGTCTGGTACACCCCGCTGTACTACAAGGGGCAGCCGGAGCCGGTTCCCGGCCTGATCATCGGCACCCGGCTGGACACCTGGGGGACCGGGCTCGACACCTCCTACGAGATCTACCACCTCGTCCCGCTGGACAAGGAGGAGCGGATCCTCGCCTCGGTCCAGCAGATGATCACGCTTGTCGGTGCCGGCCTGGTGCTGCTGCTGGCCGCCATCGCCTCGCTGGTCACCCGCCAGGTCGTCACGCCGGTGCGCCTGGCGCGCCAGGCCGCCGAGCGGCTGGCCGCCGGGCGGCTGGACGAGCGGCTCAAGGTGCGCGGGGAGGACGACCTGGCCCGGCTGGCGACCTCCTTCAACGAGATGGCCGCCAACCTGGCGTTGAAGATCCACCAGTTGGAGGAGCTCTCCCAGGTCCAGCGGCAGTTCGTCTCCGACGTCTCACACGAGCTGCGCACCCCGCTGACCACCGTGCGGATGGCCGCCGACCTGCTCTACGACGCCCGGGACGACTTCGACCCGATGGCGGCCAGGTCGGCCGAGCTGATGCAGAACCAGCTCAACCGGTTCGAGGCGATGCTCGCCGACCTGCTGGAGATCAGCCGCTACGACGCGGGCGCCGCCGATCTGGACATCGACTCCGTGGACGTCAGGGACGTGGTGCTCCGCGCCGTCGCCGACTCCGAGGCGCTGGCCGAGCGTCACTCCACCAGGTTCGACCTGCGCCTTCCCGGTGAGCCCTGTATGGCGGAGATGGACAGCCGCAGGGTCGAGCGCATCCTGCGCAACCTGCTGTTCAACGCCATCGAGCACGGCGAGGGCCGCGACGTGGTCGTCTCGGTCGGCGCCGACCGGGACGCCGTCGCGGTGGCCGTGCGCGACCACGGGGTGGGGCTGAAGCCCGGCGAGGAGAACCTGGTGTTCGACCGCTTCTGGCGGGCCGACCCGTCCCGCGCGCGGACGATCGGCGGCACCGGTCTCGGGCTGGCCATCTCCAGGGAGGACGCCATGCTGCACGGCGGCTGGTTGCAGGCGTGGGGCGCCCCCGGCGAGGGGTCGCAGTTCCGGCTCTCGCTGCCCAGGGTGGCCGGGACCGTCCTGCGCGGTTCGCCGCTGCCGCTGGTCCCGCCGGAGGTGGAGATGCGCCGGTCGTGGCGCGGGCACATGACCCCGGTGCTGTCGCCCGCGGTGGCCGACGGGGGCCGCGATGCGGACTAG
- the mtrA gene encoding MtrAB system response regulator MtrA: protein MKGRVLVVDDDAALAEMLGIVLRGEGFEPSFVSDGDKALDAFRDTRPDLVLLDLMLPGADGIDVCRRIRAESGVPIVMLTAKSDTIDVVLGLESGADDYIVKPFKPKELVARVRARLRRTDEPTPEILQIGDITIDVAGHSVKRGEETINLTPLEFDLLVALARKPRQVFTREVLLEQVWGYRHAADTRLVNVHVQRLRAKIEKDPEHPEIVVTVRGVGYKAGPA from the coding sequence ATGAAAGGACGCGTGCTGGTCGTCGACGACGACGCCGCTCTCGCCGAGATGCTCGGCATCGTGCTGCGCGGGGAGGGCTTCGAACCTTCCTTCGTCTCCGACGGTGACAAGGCGCTCGACGCGTTCCGCGACACCCGGCCGGATCTGGTGCTGCTCGACCTGATGCTCCCCGGCGCCGACGGCATCGACGTCTGCCGCCGTATCCGCGCCGAGTCCGGGGTGCCGATCGTGATGCTCACCGCCAAGAGCGACACCATCGACGTGGTGCTCGGCCTGGAGTCGGGGGCGGACGACTACATCGTCAAGCCCTTCAAGCCCAAGGAACTCGTCGCCCGGGTCCGCGCCAGGCTGCGCCGCACCGACGAGCCCACGCCGGAGATCCTGCAGATCGGGGACATCACCATCGACGTCGCCGGGCACTCGGTCAAGCGGGGCGAGGAGACCATCAACCTCACGCCGCTGGAGTTCGACCTGCTGGTCGCCCTCGCGCGCAAGCCGCGCCAGGTCTTCACCCGGGAGGTCCTGCTCGAACAGGTCTGGGGCTACCGCCACGCGGCCGACACCCGCCTGGTCAACGTGCACGTGCAGCGGCTCCGCGCGAAGATCGAGAAGGACCCGGAGCACCCCGAGATCGTCGTGACGGTCCGCGGTGTCGGCTACAAGGCCGGCCCGGCCTGA
- a CDS encoding glycerophosphoryl diester phosphodiesterase membrane domain-containing protein — protein sequence MSDGHGSAPDTPPGWASNQPPPYGGTPGSPWTAPGSTPGGPSTPHGQPPPHQQGYQQPHQQGPYGAAPHAYQALRPGIIPLRPLGLGDILDGAVKLIRSNPRSTLGLSAIVAVLSTIPSLIWQLLAPGASFSVSLDDPYAAESLSRTGLFAQYGGTLVSSAVQFVAVTLLSGMLTCVLGRAVLGGRVTIAEAWRLARPRVPTLLGLVLVITAILLVPAVPIFVLIIALTADAGVGAAVAVTLLAMLGFLVYAFFITTRLALAAPVAVLERRGVVDSLRRSWNLVDGGFWRTLGILILTQIIMILVSFVLLIPFTVVAGVLTAAGGLSTASLIAAATLIAVGGVVGSMITYPFQAGVNGLLYADRRMRVEAFDLVLQTAAIEQQRQGWVHASADDLWDPSVTPVQPGYGQPGYGQPGYGQPGPGYGQPGYGQPGYGPPGPGQPGHPDR from the coding sequence ATGTCAGACGGTCACGGTTCCGCTCCCGACACGCCTCCGGGCTGGGCGTCAAACCAGCCTCCCCCCTACGGTGGCACCCCGGGATCCCCCTGGACCGCCCCCGGCTCGACACCCGGCGGCCCTTCCACGCCCCACGGACAGCCGCCGCCCCACCAGCAGGGATACCAGCAGCCCCACCAGCAGGGCCCGTACGGCGCGGCGCCGCACGCCTACCAGGCACTGCGGCCGGGGATCATCCCGCTGCGTCCGCTGGGCCTGGGCGACATCCTCGACGGCGCGGTCAAGCTGATCCGCTCCAACCCCAGGAGCACGCTCGGCCTGTCGGCGATCGTCGCCGTGCTGAGCACGATCCCCAGCCTGATCTGGCAACTGCTCGCTCCGGGCGCCTCCTTCTCCGTCTCGCTGGACGACCCGTACGCGGCGGAGAGCCTGTCCCGGACGGGCCTCTTCGCCCAGTACGGCGGCACGCTGGTGTCGTCCGCGGTGCAGTTCGTCGCGGTGACCCTGCTCAGCGGCATGTTGACGTGCGTACTCGGCCGGGCGGTCCTCGGCGGCAGGGTGACGATCGCCGAGGCGTGGCGGCTGGCCCGCCCCCGCGTGCCCACCCTGCTCGGTCTGGTGCTCGTCATCACCGCGATCCTGCTGGTCCCGGCCGTGCCGATCTTCGTGTTGATCATCGCGCTCACCGCCGACGCCGGAGTCGGGGCGGCAGTGGCCGTGACCCTGCTGGCGATGCTCGGCTTCCTCGTCTACGCGTTCTTCATCACCACCAGGCTGGCTCTCGCGGCGCCCGTGGCGGTGCTGGAGCGGCGCGGCGTCGTCGACTCGCTGCGCAGGTCCTGGAACCTGGTCGACGGCGGTTTCTGGCGGACGCTCGGCATCCTGATCCTCACCCAGATCATCATGATCCTGGTCTCCTTCGTGCTCCTCATCCCCTTCACGGTGGTCGCCGGTGTGCTGACCGCCGCGGGCGGCCTGTCCACCGCTTCGCTGATCGCCGCGGCGACGCTGATCGCCGTGGGCGGCGTCGTCGGCTCGATGATCACCTATCCGTTCCAGGCGGGGGTCAACGGCCTGCTCTACGCCGACCGGCGGATGCGCGTCGAGGCGTTCGACCTGGTGCTGCAGACCGCGGCGATCGAACAGCAGCGGCAGGGCTGGGTCCACGCCTCCGCCGACGACCTGTGGGACCCGTCCGTCACCCCGGTCCAGCCCGGCTACGGACAGCCCGGCTACGGGCAACCGGGCTACGGGCAGCCCGGGCCCGGCTACGGACAGCCCGGCTACGGACAGCCGGGTTACGGTCCGCCGGGGCCCGGACAGCCGGGGCATCCCGACCGGTGA
- a CDS encoding DUF4129 domain-containing protein, which produces MSSVVPPLAPPVDVGREEAQRQAAQELLKAEYADESLLDRILRGVDQFLGDLLDLESVDVGGGVAVRIALAVIVVALLAALVVIARRTVRSGAARREGVFTGRRRSAAEHREAAERLAAEGRWSDAVRERLRAIAADLEERVIVNAVPGRTADELAAEAGRALPGFAAGLTAAARVFDDVTYGEVPGTAEDYGLLRDLDLRLRDARPVLVPAAAETPPGTTPWATAGRASAQETTAGGTTGPETTAGGTTGPGTTAGGTTGPGTTARETSVREAAP; this is translated from the coding sequence GTGAGTTCCGTGGTCCCGCCCCTGGCCCCTCCGGTCGACGTCGGCCGTGAGGAGGCGCAGCGTCAGGCCGCGCAGGAGCTGCTCAAGGCCGAGTACGCCGACGAGTCGCTCCTCGACCGGATCCTGCGCGGCGTCGACCAGTTCCTCGGCGACCTGCTGGACCTGGAGTCGGTGGACGTCGGCGGCGGTGTCGCGGTACGGATCGCGCTCGCCGTGATCGTCGTCGCCCTCCTGGCCGCGCTGGTCGTGATCGCGCGCAGGACCGTCCGGAGCGGGGCCGCGCGGCGGGAGGGCGTCTTCACCGGCCGTCGCCGCAGCGCCGCGGAACACCGGGAGGCCGCCGAGCGGCTGGCGGCGGAGGGCCGCTGGTCCGACGCCGTCCGTGAACGGCTCCGGGCGATCGCGGCCGACCTGGAGGAGCGTGTGATCGTCAACGCGGTCCCCGGCCGCACCGCCGACGAACTGGCCGCCGAGGCGGGGCGTGCGCTGCCCGGGTTCGCCGCCGGCCTGACCGCGGCGGCGCGGGTGTTCGACGACGTCACCTACGGCGAGGTCCCGGGCACGGCGGAGGACTACGGGCTGCTTCGCGACCTCGACCTGCGGCTGCGCGACGCCCGCCCGGTGCTCGTCCCCGCCGCGGCGGAGACCCCGCCAGGGACGACCCCGTGGGCGACCGCAGGACGGGCGTCCGCGCAGGAGACGACCGCAGGGGGGACGACCGGCCCGGAGACGACCGCAGGGGGGACGACCGGGCCGGGGACGACCGCAGGGGGGACGACCGGGCCGGGGACGACCGCGCGGGAGACGTCCGTGAGAGAGGCCGCCCCGTGA